The window cttctccttctcctcctcctcatcagcCTCCACCatcagtttccttttcttcttgggCAAAGGCTCCTCTAGCCCGTTCTCCTCTGGCTccggctcctcctcctcctcttcttgctgcttctttttcttcttcttcttcttgggCTCCATGTCATTCTCCTGAGGGGACCCAGAGTCAGCAGGAGCTGTGGAGCTGCCCCACACCTGCCTCCCCCACCTCACCCCCCAGACCCTGCTCGGCTGCCCCatggctcccccagccccacacgcTGCAGCTCAGCCTCCCCTGACAGCCTCGGCCTCACCTCCACCTCCAGCACCGAGTTCTCCACCTCCTCAGCCGCCGCAGCCAGAGCCTCCAGCCGCCgcttctccctcttcttcctcttcttctccttcttctcctgctTCCGCTTCACCTCGGCCACCACCTCGCTGGCCTGGGGGGCAGAGGCAGCTCGTCAGTGGTTCCCagcccaggacccccccagcaccgcaggTCGGATCAGCCTCATTAAATCAGTCTTTGGCCTCCACAGTGGGTCAGGACAACAAAGTGACATCACCTCCGACCAGGGGACACTGCCAGCGTCCCCACAGCCTCACCTCCACCACCGCCTCCTTCATCACCTCCAGGTTCTTGCGGGGTGGCTGCCCCGTCTCATAGAAGGCCAAGCGCTCCTCCACCTGCTCCCGCAGTTTGTCCCCAAACACGCTGGTGGGGACTTCTGCGAGGACAGAAaaggggctcagcaccccccgCACTGCTCAGCACCCTGTGGccgcccccctgccctgctcagcccagaGTCGTCACCATTCACACTGTGAGATGCTGTTGACGAAAAATATTCCCATCATGGCAGAGGCCActcgtccctgtcccccccgccccatcccACACACACCTGAGAAGCAGTCGATGCGCGAGGCGATGGTGCACTTGTTGGCCAGGTACCGCGAGATGCGGCCCTTGTTCTTGGCGGCTGCGCGCCCGATGAAGGTGGAGTGGAAGATGAGCCCGTACTTGGGGGTGTTCCCGCGCGTCTTCAGAGCCCTGGAACCGGCCACAGGGGGTCAGGGGGGCCACAGGAGCGCCTGGGGCCACCGGCACCCCTGACCGGAGTTGCCACCCACcacccctgctccagcagccctggctcGCCCACATCCAACAGCCCGGCCCATGGCCCGGCTGCCTCCCCACACCGCGGACGGGGCGCACACAAAGCCACGGTGGTCGCTCAGCGGCTGGGGCGGCTGATCACGCGCAGCCGAGGCCACGGGGACCTGGCGTGTCACAGCCGGCGGCCCAGGGACCTGCCATCACCGCAACCACCCTGCAGCGGTACCTGAAAAGGGCTTTCTCGGCCCCCAGGATCTGCACGGTCGAGGCCGGGTACTTGGCCAGGTTGGTCAGGCTGCCGGCATGGGAGATGAGGCGGGCGCCCACCTGGGAAGACAAGGACAGGGGTTACAGCTGCTCCCGCCGGCTCCAGGCCCCGcgcagcccccccggccgcGGATCAGCAGTGAGGGTGTCAGCAGGAGCCTCAGGGGATTGACAGATTCATTTGGTCATCATCTCCACAGCCCATGGCAGGCGGGACACACCCGCACTCGCACTCACCACCTCCCCGATGAGGGCCGAGAGGCTGGGGGCCACCTGGCTCATCTTGGAGCGCAGATACTCCTGCAGACCCTTGCGGTACTCGGACAGCGAGATGACGCGGCTGGAGAAGCTCTCGATGTTGATGAGGTCGAGCGGGGAGATATCCATGCCTGGGGAGATGGCAGCAAGGGCTGAGCGGCACCTCCCGGGGCACACGGGACCCCCCCAGAGCTGTCACCGTCCCCACTCACCCATGGAGGAGCGTGAGGCCTCCAGGATGGCCTGTGCCTTAGCACCATCCATGACAatctcctccagcccctccaggctCTCCTCGCTCAGCTCCCGCCGGTTCCCGATAAACTTGGCCAGCCGGCAGTATGTGTAGTTCTCCGACACGATCTTGATCAGCTCAGGGAAGTGGTACCCGTACCACTCTCTGGAGGACAGCGTCAGCGCCACAGCCTGGCCACTACCCCACGCATCCCCCAAGATGTGCTACAGACACAGCACTGTGGCCCCTGGCCTCACATGTCCCCCCAGCCACACTCCCACTGTGTCCTGTTGCCCCATGTGTCTCCCCAGCCGCACTCCTGCCATAGTCTCTCACCCTGCATGTCCCCTGAGATGTGCTGCACACATAACACAGTGTCCTCGCGCCCTACATGTCCCCCCAGCCACGCTCCTGTCACGGCACTGTGTCCCCTTGCCCCACGTGTCCCCCCAGCCACACTTCTGCCACGGCACCGCAGCCCCGGCCAGGCCGTGCCC of the Caloenas nicobarica isolate bCalNic1 chromosome 4, bCalNic1.hap1, whole genome shotgun sequence genome contains:
- the NOP56 gene encoding nucleolar protein 56, giving the protein MVLLHVLFEHAAGYALFAVREVEEISLLLPQVEESVLTVGKFHNVVKLVAFSPFKSAQSALENINAISEGILHEDLRLLLETSMPAKKKKALLGVADAKLGAAILEELGYQCQTGGVVAEILRGIRLHFHALVKGLTAQSASKAQLGLGHSYSRAKVKFNVNRVDNMIIQSISLLDQLDKDINTFSMRVREWYGYHFPELIKIVSENYTYCRLAKFIGNRRELSEESLEGLEEIVMDGAKAQAILEASRSSMGMDISPLDLINIESFSSRVISLSEYRKGLQEYLRSKMSQVAPSLSALIGEVVGARLISHAGSLTNLAKYPASTVQILGAEKALFRALKTRGNTPKYGLIFHSTFIGRAAAKNKGRISRYLANKCTIASRIDCFSEVPTSVFGDKLREQVEERLAFYETGQPPRKNLEVMKEAVVEASEVVAEVKRKQEKKEKKRKKREKRRLEALAAAAEEVENSVLEVEENDMEPKKKKKKKKQQEEEEEEPEPEENGLEEPLPKKKRKLMVEADEEEEKEKKKKKKKKVKARDSEEED